A stretch of DNA from Micromonospora sp. WMMD1155:
CGGCCCGTGCGCGACCCGCGCCTCCCGGCACACGTCCGCGGCGGTCAGCTCGGCGGCGATCCGCTCCGCGTCGGCCGCGTCGGCGGCCAGGAACACACAGGTCGGGCCGGAGCCGGAGACGATACCGGTGAGCGCGCCCGCCTCCTCGCCGACCTTCAGGGTGTCGGCCAGCGCCGGGCGCATGGCCAGCGCGGCGTCCTGCAGGTCGTTGCCGAGCGTCCGGGCGAGCACCCGCGGGTCGCGCTGGCGCAGGGCGGCCAGCAGTTCGTCGGTGGGGCCCAGCGGGACACCGGCGGCACCGGAGTCGCGCAGCCGGTCCAGCTCGCGGTAGGCGACCGGGGTGGAGAGGCCGCCGTCGGCGATCGCCACCACCCAGTGCCAGGTGGTCGGGCGGACCAGCACCGGGCTGATCGCCTCACCCCGGCCGGTGCCCAGCGCGGTGCCACCGTAGATCAAAAACGGCACGTCGGAGCCGAGGTCGGCGGCGATCCCGGCCAGCTCGTCGCGGGACAACCCGGTGCCCCACAGGGCGTCGCAGGCCACCAGCGCGGCGGCCGCGTCGGCGCTACCACCGGCCAGCCCGCCGGCGAGCGGGATCTGCTTGCGCAGGTGCAGCCGGGCGTGCGGCAGCACGCCCGCGTACCCGGCGAGGGCGTGCGCCGCGCGGATCACCAGGTTGGAGTCGTCCAGGGCCAACTCGCCGGTGCCCTCGCCCTCCATGGTCAGGGCGAGCGTGTCGCCCCGACGGGCCGTCAGCTCGTCGTAGATCGAGATGGCGTGGTAGACCGTGTTCAGCTCGTGGTAGCCGTCCCGGCGCAGCGGGCCCACCCCGAGGTGCAGATTGACCTTGGCGGGCACCCGGACCCGCACCGGGCCGATGGCCCCACGTGGCTCGTCGTCGTCCGGTCGCCAGGCCTCGGTCACGGGGTGATGTCCCGCACGCGCAGGCGGATGTCGAACGGCTTGGCCACGATCAGCTCCTCGGCGGAGTCGGCGGCCAGCTCGTACCGGCCGTCGACCAGGTCGTACGCGTACACGTGCACCGGATTCTGCTCGATCCGCCAGTAGTGCGGAACGCCGGCGTCCGCGTAGTCGGCAGGCTTCTCCAACCGATCCCGGCGTCGGGTGCCGGGCGACACGACCTCGACGGCGAGCACGACCTGCTCGGCCTCGAAGTAGTGGTGGTCGGCCGCCACCGGACGCTTCAGCAGGACGACGTCGGGTTCGAGGGAGTTTCGGTAGTCGATCGCCACCCCGACGGCGGTGGCCGGCGTCAGCTCGACCGGCGCGTACTGCCGCAACCACATCCACAACAGGTTGCCGATGTTCTGATGAGCGAAGGTCGGGGAAGGGACCACGACGAGGACTCCGTCACGTAGCTCGACGCGGGGGGCGTCGTCGGGCAGGGCCAGCACGTCCTCGATGGTGTGGTTGGCCAGCCGCTGCCGGACAGGATCCGGGGTCCACATCCCGTGGGCGGTGGGCTCGATCGGCTGCGCAGTCACTCGTACACCTCCTCGGCGGGCACGGCGTCAGCCTACTTCGCGGCCCGCGTACCGACCGGAGCCGACGCGGCGATGGCGGCGAACTGCTCG
This window harbors:
- a CDS encoding Uma2 family endonuclease, with translation MTAQPIEPTAHGMWTPDPVRQRLANHTIEDVLALPDDAPRVELRDGVLVVVPSPTFAHQNIGNLLWMWLRQYAPVELTPATAVGVAIDYRNSLEPDVVLLKRPVAADHHYFEAEQVVLAVEVVSPGTRRRDRLEKPADYADAGVPHYWRIEQNPVHVYAYDLVDGRYELAADSAEELIVAKPFDIRLRVRDITP
- a CDS encoding 4-(cytidine 5'-diphospho)-2-C-methyl-D-erythritol kinase, producing MTEAWRPDDDEPRGAIGPVRVRVPAKVNLHLGVGPLRRDGYHELNTVYHAISIYDELTARRGDTLALTMEGEGTGELALDDSNLVIRAAHALAGYAGVLPHARLHLRKQIPLAGGLAGGSADAAAALVACDALWGTGLSRDELAGIAADLGSDVPFLIYGGTALGTGRGEAISPVLVRPTTWHWVVAIADGGLSTPVAYRELDRLRDSGAAGVPLGPTDELLAALRQRDPRVLARTLGNDLQDAALAMRPALADTLKVGEEAGALTGIVSGSGPTCVFLAADAADAERIAAELTAADVCREARVAHGPVAGARVG